One part of the Diceros bicornis minor isolate mBicDic1 chromosome 38, mDicBic1.mat.cur, whole genome shotgun sequence genome encodes these proteins:
- the FAM177B gene encoding protein FAM177B — MEKDAFQQLELEKNGSSKRTTPKRIIHFVDGDVMEEYSTEEEEEEKEEQKVNSTLDPSKLSWGPYLWFWAGRIASTSFSTCEFLGGRLAIFFGLTQPKYQYMLNEYYRTQNKEFDKENERNGSKAQPAKVPNEKRHLEAGGREYGTRREEIAECVSQWSASSREGLAADSS, encoded by the exons ATGGAAAAAGACGCTTTCCAGCAGTTAGAACTAGAGAAGAATGGATCTTCCAAAAGAACTACTCCCAAAAGAATTATCCATTTTGTAGATGGAGACGTCATGGAAGAATAtagcacagaggaggaagaggaagaaaaagaggaacagaaagtgAATTCAACACTTGACCCT TCTAAACTTTCATGGGGGCCTTACCTATGGTTTTGGGCAGGGCGAATAGCAAGCACCTCATTTTCTA caTGCGAGTTCCTTGGTGGAAGATTGGCTATCTTCTTTGGTCTTACTCAACCCAAATATCAGTATATGTTAAATGAGTATTATAGAACACAAAATAAG GAATTTGACAAGGAAAATGAAAGGAATGGATCAAAAGCCCAGCCAGCCAAGGTTCCTAATGAAAAACGTCACCTGGAGGCTGGAGGCCGAGAGTACGGAACCAGACGAGAGGAAATTGCAGAGTGCGTTTCTCAGTGGAGCGCCTCCTCCAGGGAGGGTCTGGCGGCAGATTCCAGCTAG